From one Trueperella pyogenes genomic stretch:
- a CDS encoding LacI family DNA-binding transcriptional regulator, which produces MATTIRDIADRAGVSVATVSRVLNKTKPVTPSVRAAVLAAVTELDYTPSRMARNLRSSRTHTIAFILSSIENPFFPELIERVTHTVGPFGYDVRVSVSASPLAQVVALHKQQAFDGVLVVGGDPDADAQAYLDSHTVPIVAIDRGAGANVPVFTTANAQGAYECACHLLEHGAAERILHIQGPPHLRICQDRQAGFRRAVAGRDIAVTEIAGDFTAESGQRALDQFIAANSARTQAKSDDGVAPAPALVFADNDLMAIGAMSAAVRHGLTPGRDVLVAGFDGINLAQWVTPALTTYHQPIADIATAAVNKLLELIDGAATGGETTEFAGKLVIRQSSGGSHD; this is translated from the coding sequence ATGGCAACCACCATTCGTGACATCGCCGACCGCGCTGGCGTCTCAGTAGCCACCGTCTCGCGCGTGCTCAACAAAACCAAACCCGTCACGCCCTCGGTTCGCGCGGCAGTCCTGGCCGCCGTCACCGAGCTCGACTACACGCCTTCGCGCATGGCACGCAACTTGCGCAGCTCGCGCACTCACACCATCGCCTTCATCCTCTCCTCCATCGAAAACCCATTTTTCCCTGAACTCATTGAGCGCGTCACCCACACGGTTGGCCCGTTCGGCTACGACGTCCGCGTCTCCGTGTCAGCCTCACCCCTCGCTCAGGTGGTCGCGTTGCATAAGCAGCAGGCCTTTGATGGTGTGCTCGTAGTCGGCGGCGATCCCGACGCCGATGCCCAGGCCTACCTCGACTCCCATACCGTCCCGATCGTCGCGATCGACCGCGGCGCCGGCGCAAACGTCCCCGTCTTCACTACCGCCAACGCGCAAGGCGCGTACGAATGTGCCTGCCATCTGCTCGAACATGGCGCCGCCGAACGCATCCTGCACATCCAAGGTCCCCCGCATCTACGCATCTGCCAGGATCGACAGGCTGGCTTCCGGCGAGCGGTTGCCGGGCGCGACATCGCCGTCACCGAGATCGCGGGGGACTTCACCGCCGAGTCCGGCCAGCGCGCACTCGACCAGTTCATCGCAGCCAACTCCGCCCGCACCCAGGCGAAGTCGGACGACGGCGTCGCCCCGGCACCCGCCCTCGTCTTCGCGGACAACGACCTCATGGCGATCGGCGCCATGTCTGCCGCCGTCCGCCACGGCCTGACTCCCGGACGCGACGTCCTCGTGGCCGGTTTCGACGGCATCAACCTCGCCCAGTGGGTCACCCCCGCCCTCACCACCTATCACCAACCCATCGCGGACATCGCCACCGCGGCGGTAAATAAGCTCCTTGAGCTTATCGACGGCGCAGCCACAGGCGGCGAAACAACCGAGTTCGCCGGCAAGCTCGTCATTCGGCAATCATCTGGAGGCAGCCATGACTGA
- a CDS encoding ABC transporter substrate-binding protein, whose product MRRSKALIAALLSVSLAALGGCSSTAGSTASPSAATSTADASLPKIENFRVAIPHTMAFGAPMAAFGQQGNLTDVVDEVQLSNWDGVEQLKSLLANGEVELAATPTYVAANLYNKGIDVRLVAPVVWGMLYVAGPADAEPGNWESLRGKRIGVALPGSSPDLIFSYLLNANGLNKDKDIDFVPVQDGMHLVKMLVKGEVDWAVLPEHAMTVALKKAKDNGRDLHRVLDLQKEWGKQNGGVDKFPMASLVMPGKLVDERPELVERVLREVRAGVAKANEKEPATMEAIASRYSLPQPMIEKVIPRLQLDAVPARAARANVEKFLTNLGTINPAIFGGNLPDDKFYAGK is encoded by the coding sequence ATGCGCAGATCCAAAGCACTTATCGCTGCACTCTTGTCCGTTTCCCTCGCTGCACTCGGCGGGTGCAGTTCTACCGCCGGATCCACGGCGTCACCGAGCGCGGCAACGTCGACGGCCGACGCGTCGCTTCCCAAGATCGAGAATTTCCGGGTGGCGATCCCCCACACAATGGCTTTTGGTGCGCCCATGGCGGCTTTCGGGCAGCAGGGGAACCTGACCGACGTCGTCGACGAGGTCCAACTCAGCAACTGGGACGGCGTCGAACAGCTCAAGTCCCTCCTGGCCAATGGCGAGGTCGAACTCGCCGCGACGCCGACGTATGTCGCCGCAAATCTGTACAACAAGGGGATTGACGTGCGGCTCGTCGCCCCGGTGGTGTGGGGCATGCTCTACGTCGCCGGACCGGCTGACGCAGAACCGGGCAACTGGGAGTCGCTGCGGGGCAAACGAATCGGTGTTGCCCTGCCCGGCAGCTCGCCCGATCTCATCTTCTCCTACCTGTTGAACGCAAACGGCCTGAACAAGGACAAAGACATCGACTTCGTGCCCGTTCAAGACGGCATGCATCTGGTCAAGATGCTAGTCAAGGGCGAGGTTGACTGGGCGGTTTTGCCTGAGCACGCGATGACGGTGGCGCTGAAGAAAGCCAAGGACAACGGGCGTGACCTGCACCGCGTGCTGGACCTGCAAAAAGAATGGGGCAAGCAGAACGGCGGCGTCGACAAGTTCCCCATGGCTAGCCTGGTCATGCCGGGCAAACTTGTCGACGAAAGGCCGGAACTCGTCGAACGAGTGCTTCGCGAAGTCAGAGCGGGGGTAGCGAAGGCGAACGAGAAAGAACCAGCCACGATGGAAGCAATCGCCTCGCGCTATTCGCTTCCGCAGCCAATGATCGAGAAGGTTATCCCGCGCCTACAGCTCGACGCCGTGCCAGCGCGAGCCGCGCGCGCTAATGTGGAGAAATTCTTGACTAATCTGGGCACGATAAATCCAGCGATCTTCGGCGGGAACCTGCCTGACGACAAGTTCTATGCCGGCAAGTAA
- the rbsD gene encoding D-ribose pyranase yields MKKSGLLNPDLNRAVARLGHTDTFVIADCGLPIPTHVPIVDLSLVFGIPCFADVVNALLTEVVTEGFTLAAEAGTDMRESFGQRGQVRIVPHEDLKKLVGEACFVVRTGETTPYSNVIVHCGVPF; encoded by the coding sequence ATGAAGAAGTCAGGCCTACTCAATCCCGACCTCAACCGCGCAGTCGCCCGGCTAGGCCATACGGACACGTTCGTCATCGCGGACTGCGGCCTACCTATCCCCACTCACGTGCCGATCGTCGACCTGTCGCTCGTGTTCGGGATACCGTGCTTTGCCGACGTCGTGAACGCACTCCTAACCGAGGTCGTCACCGAGGGTTTCACACTCGCGGCCGAAGCTGGCACTGATATGCGCGAATCGTTCGGCCAACGCGGACAGGTACGGATTGTCCCCCACGAGGACCTGAAGAAACTCGTAGGCGAGGCCTGCTTCGTGGTGCGCACCGGCGAAACGACCCCGTACTCAAACGTGATCGTCCACTGCGGGGTGCCATTCTAG
- a CDS encoding ribokinase → MSTIAVVGSINADLMVSVERHPAPGETVPGSGGTICPGGKGANQALAAALMGGNVAMVGAVGDDENAHLALRYLKDAGVNLDHVATRGDVTGLAIVAVDSQGENNIIVIPGANGEVDRAHLADASDVIGGADVVVVQGEIPVGSIAEAAQMTTGRLVVNLAPAVKVAPEVLLKADPLVVNEYEGELALELLREAGLTDGGEAGESLEFTELAEALLAAGVPSVVMTIGARGAIIATSDGTSVVPSPQVKVVDTTGAGDAFVGGLATRLAAGDSIGQAAQFAVRVGAAACTGAGAQPSYPHSPTELPAPRNQQK, encoded by the coding sequence ATGAGCACCATCGCCGTCGTCGGCTCGATCAATGCCGACCTCATGGTCAGCGTGGAGCGCCACCCTGCCCCTGGCGAGACCGTCCCCGGCAGTGGCGGCACCATCTGCCCAGGTGGCAAGGGCGCCAACCAGGCGCTCGCTGCCGCGCTCATGGGCGGCAACGTTGCAATGGTCGGAGCAGTCGGCGACGACGAGAACGCCCACCTAGCCCTGCGCTACCTCAAGGACGCCGGCGTCAACCTTGACCACGTTGCCACTCGCGGCGATGTCACCGGTCTGGCGATCGTCGCCGTGGACAGCCAGGGCGAGAACAATATCATCGTCATCCCTGGGGCAAATGGCGAGGTCGACCGCGCTCACCTGGCCGATGCGAGCGACGTGATCGGCGGCGCCGACGTCGTCGTTGTCCAAGGCGAAATCCCCGTAGGATCCATCGCCGAGGCAGCGCAGATGACTACAGGCCGCCTCGTGGTCAACCTCGCCCCCGCGGTGAAAGTGGCTCCCGAGGTGCTGCTCAAGGCCGACCCGCTCGTCGTCAATGAATACGAGGGTGAGCTCGCCCTCGAGCTGCTGCGCGAGGCCGGCCTCACCGACGGCGGCGAGGCGGGTGAATCGCTCGAATTCACCGAGCTCGCCGAGGCTCTACTCGCTGCTGGTGTGCCGTCCGTCGTCATGACGATTGGGGCACGCGGCGCGATCATCGCCACATCTGACGGCACGAGCGTAGTCCCCTCTCCCCAGGTCAAAGTGGTCGACACGACCGGCGCGGGCGACGCCTTCGTCGGCGGTCTAGCCACCCGACTCGCCGCCGGTGACTCCATCGGGCAAGCCGCGCAGTTCGCCGTCCGCGTCGGAGCGGCGGCCTGCACCGGCGCAGGAGCGCAGCCTTCCTACCCGCACTCGCCGACCGAGCTGCCCGCTCCGCGCAATCAGCAAAAGTAA
- a CDS encoding class I SAM-dependent methyltransferase — translation MPDAAIPASAEPQESPAAPGQAHGQRSGPEETRQQGHWLLAKLGKRVLRPGGLELSRKLLAAAAPTSADRVIEFGPGVGKTAEILLAAAPTSYIAVDPNPEGRAALSKILSQHPQAELVQANAKNTGLADASADLVVGEAMLTMHSEKDKLAIMAEAFRLLAPGGRYAIHELGFRPDDCPVQVMDEVSRALSRLIKVGARPLTLKRWCELLEQSGFEIEADFTNPMHLLEPRRIIADEGLCGALRFFNNVRRNRAARTRIRAMRQAFRDNQEHLHAVAIIARKPDGRDSR, via the coding sequence ATGCCCGACGCCGCCATACCCGCCTCAGCAGAGCCCCAAGAATCTCCGGCCGCGCCGGGACAGGCCCACGGCCAACGCTCCGGGCCGGAGGAGACCCGACAACAAGGTCACTGGCTGCTGGCCAAACTCGGCAAACGAGTCCTGCGCCCAGGGGGTCTAGAACTCAGTCGAAAGCTACTGGCTGCAGCTGCACCGACCTCGGCGGATCGCGTGATTGAGTTCGGCCCAGGAGTGGGAAAGACTGCCGAAATTCTCCTTGCTGCGGCGCCGACCAGCTATATCGCCGTCGATCCCAACCCGGAAGGGCGCGCCGCTCTCAGTAAAATTCTCAGCCAGCACCCGCAGGCCGAACTCGTCCAGGCGAATGCGAAGAACACCGGTCTGGCGGACGCGAGCGCCGATCTGGTGGTCGGCGAAGCCATGCTGACGATGCACAGCGAAAAGGACAAGCTCGCGATCATGGCAGAGGCCTTCCGCCTGCTTGCACCCGGTGGCCGGTACGCCATTCACGAGTTAGGTTTCCGCCCAGACGACTGCCCTGTGCAAGTCATGGATGAAGTCTCCCGCGCGCTCTCGCGCCTGATTAAGGTGGGTGCGCGTCCGCTCACGCTCAAGCGCTGGTGTGAGCTGCTCGAACAGAGCGGTTTTGAGATCGAAGCGGACTTCACCAACCCGATGCACCTCCTCGAGCCGCGGCGCATTATCGCCGATGAAGGCCTATGCGGCGCGCTGCGTTTCTTCAATAATGTCCGCCGGAATCGCGCTGCGCGCACCCGCATCCGTGCGATGCGGCAAGCATTCCGCGACAATCAAGAACACCTGCACGCGGTGGCCATCATCGCTCGCAAGCCTGATGGCCGCGATTCGCGCTGA
- a CDS encoding ABC transporter ATP-binding protein, with translation MPPTPTSSSLCVRDLTLRRRGLTLVQGLTFALSAGEILGVAGPSGCGKTTLLRTVAGLHQPAAGQIHIPAGNPTMVFQEPRLLPWRTARENVQLAVVGAHHSRGEVRARAEHWLELVGLADAMDLYPAQLSGGMRQRVSLARAMVTSPALLLVDEPLTGIDPRLADALRTTFMEIIARAQLPTVWVSHDSRELDIVSCHRLNLAGPPGTWSLS, from the coding sequence TTGCCACCGACTCCGACCTCCTCGAGCCTGTGTGTGCGTGACCTGACGCTACGGCGTCGTGGCCTGACTTTGGTACAGGGGCTGACCTTCGCCCTGTCGGCCGGAGAGATTTTGGGCGTCGCCGGGCCGTCGGGCTGTGGGAAGACGACGCTGCTGCGCACAGTCGCGGGCCTGCACCAGCCCGCGGCCGGGCAGATACATATTCCCGCGGGAAACCCCACGATGGTGTTCCAAGAGCCGCGGCTCTTGCCATGGCGCACGGCGCGGGAGAATGTCCAGCTAGCTGTGGTCGGTGCTCACCATTCCCGCGGTGAGGTTCGCGCGCGAGCCGAACACTGGCTAGAGCTCGTAGGACTGGCCGATGCCATGGATCTGTATCCGGCCCAACTCTCTGGCGGCATGCGCCAACGCGTGTCCTTAGCTCGTGCGATGGTGACGTCACCGGCTCTGCTACTGGTAGACGAGCCGCTAACCGGCATCGACCCGCGCCTCGCCGACGCGCTGCGAACCACGTTTATGGAGATCATCGCCCGCGCCCAGCTGCCTACCGTGTGGGTCAGCCACGACTCCCGCGAACTCGACATCGTCTCATGCCACCGCCTCAACCTCGCAGGACCGCCAGGAACATGGTCCTTGTCATGA
- a CDS encoding sugar ABC transporter ATP-binding protein, producing the protein MTDPILVLEHARKSFGPVTVIDDVTIPVTPGRVRVLLGENGAGKSTLIKMMAGIYQPDAGRILVDGQEVTITSTKEAEALGIATIHQELNLAPNLSVAENIMLGRTPSRAGLFNKKATFAAARRALAMIGLDVDPAMPVGKLGVAKQQLVEIAKALSQDARLLILDEPTASLTKPEIAALFRVMEDLRAKNVAMVFISHHLDEIAQIGDDISVLRDGQLVGEVPATTAEPELVRLMVGRSIDHQYPREAPTPGKVLLKVDGLTRAGAFSDVSFSVRAGEVLGVAGLVGAGRTEVMRAIAGADKYDAGTVEADGKALAQGKLDAAIKAGIGLVPEDRKAQGLVLDASVNENIGYATLTSTARWGLADLTGQRTRGTDTAKRLRVRMASMDQPIRNLSGGNQQKVVFGRWLMANTKILLLDEPTRGVDVGAKVEIYELINSITARGGAVVMVSSDLPEVLGMSDRILVMSAGRVAGELPATGTTQDDVMTLAVRNNRIALTKQDLTAHDHQEN; encoded by the coding sequence ATGACTGACCCTATTCTCGTGCTGGAACATGCACGCAAAAGTTTCGGACCCGTCACCGTCATCGACGACGTGACCATCCCCGTCACGCCTGGGCGCGTGCGCGTGCTGCTTGGTGAAAATGGAGCTGGCAAGTCCACTCTCATCAAGATGATGGCGGGAATCTACCAGCCCGACGCCGGGCGCATCCTCGTCGACGGCCAGGAGGTGACCATCACCAGCACGAAAGAGGCGGAGGCGCTGGGGATTGCCACGATCCATCAGGAGCTCAATCTCGCCCCGAACCTGTCGGTAGCGGAAAACATCATGCTTGGCCGGACGCCGTCGCGGGCAGGCCTGTTCAACAAGAAGGCCACGTTTGCGGCTGCGCGCCGTGCGCTGGCGATGATCGGCCTCGATGTGGATCCGGCTATGCCCGTGGGAAAGCTCGGGGTAGCCAAACAACAGCTGGTGGAGATTGCGAAGGCACTCAGCCAAGATGCACGCCTCCTCATCCTCGACGAGCCCACCGCCTCTCTCACGAAGCCCGAGATCGCCGCCCTGTTCCGCGTGATGGAAGACCTGCGCGCGAAGAACGTGGCGATGGTCTTTATCTCCCACCATCTCGACGAGATCGCCCAGATCGGCGACGACATCTCGGTGTTGCGCGACGGCCAGCTCGTCGGCGAAGTCCCGGCTACGACGGCGGAGCCGGAGCTCGTCCGCCTCATGGTCGGCCGCTCGATTGATCACCAGTACCCGCGCGAGGCCCCCACGCCCGGCAAAGTCCTGCTCAAGGTAGACGGTCTCACCCGCGCCGGCGCCTTCAGCGACGTATCGTTCTCCGTGCGCGCGGGCGAGGTGCTCGGCGTCGCCGGCCTCGTCGGAGCGGGCCGCACCGAGGTGATGCGTGCAATCGCGGGCGCGGACAAGTACGACGCCGGCACAGTCGAGGCCGATGGCAAGGCCCTGGCCCAGGGTAAGTTGGACGCGGCGATCAAAGCCGGCATCGGGCTTGTGCCTGAGGATCGCAAGGCGCAAGGCCTCGTGCTGGATGCCTCCGTCAACGAAAACATCGGCTATGCCACCCTCACCTCCACCGCGAGGTGGGGTCTTGCCGACCTAACTGGCCAGCGCACACGCGGCACCGACACCGCCAAGCGCCTGCGGGTGCGGATGGCCTCCATGGATCAGCCGATCCGCAACCTCTCCGGCGGTAACCAACAAAAAGTCGTCTTCGGCCGGTGGCTCATGGCCAACACGAAGATCCTCCTGCTTGATGAGCCGACCCGCGGCGTCGACGTGGGCGCAAAAGTCGAGATCTACGAGCTCATCAACTCCATCACGGCGCGCGGGGGCGCCGTCGTGATGGTCTCCTCTGACCTGCCTGAAGTGCTCGGCATGTCGGACCGCATCCTCGTCATGTCCGCAGGCCGGGTCGCCGGAGAGCTGCCCGCCACCGGCACCACGCAAGACGACGTCATGACCCTAGCCGTGCGCAACAACCGCATTGCGCTGACCAAACAAGACCTCACCGCCCACGATCACCAGGAGAACTGA
- a CDS encoding ABC transporter permease — MPASKASLAAAPNRTEPADQRQMNRSKLAWVIGGSVLLVGLWWAVASTQLEYVFPSPLSTLRAGVELLGDSVFWQQIASTLSRAGMGLALAITTGVLWGSASGKWRKIDWLTMPTLQFLLSTPAVVFVILAMVWLGTKGESVVLVVCLVTVPLISAATRGAVRAIDPDLVEMAHLYRFSRRTRIVHLLIPAITPAVLSASTVALGQSVRVAVMAELLATTSGIGAGLRLAQINIETPRVFAYAMILAAMTFAFELAVLGPLRERGRLIAQRHAKTR; from the coding sequence ATGCCGGCAAGTAAAGCGAGCCTTGCGGCTGCCCCAAACCGAACCGAGCCTGCCGACCAGCGCCAGATGAACCGGAGCAAACTGGCCTGGGTGATCGGCGGGAGCGTATTGCTGGTTGGGCTGTGGTGGGCGGTCGCAAGCACCCAACTGGAGTACGTCTTCCCAAGTCCACTCAGCACTTTGCGCGCTGGGGTGGAACTCTTGGGTGACAGCGTGTTCTGGCAACAAATCGCCTCCACACTCTCCCGAGCAGGGATGGGGCTCGCGCTCGCGATCACCACTGGGGTGCTCTGGGGCAGCGCGAGTGGCAAATGGCGCAAGATCGACTGGCTCACCATGCCTACCCTGCAATTCCTCCTCTCTACTCCCGCCGTCGTGTTCGTCATCTTGGCGATGGTCTGGCTGGGGACCAAAGGCGAGAGTGTGGTCCTGGTCGTGTGCCTCGTCACCGTGCCATTGATTAGCGCCGCCACCCGCGGTGCCGTCCGCGCGATTGATCCGGACCTTGTCGAAATGGCCCACCTCTATCGCTTCTCCCGACGCACACGTATCGTCCACCTGCTCATCCCAGCCATCACGCCAGCTGTCCTTTCGGCGTCGACTGTGGCGCTAGGTCAGTCAGTGCGAGTGGCGGTCATGGCGGAACTGCTGGCGACGACGTCGGGGATCGGGGCCGGGTTGCGCCTGGCACAGATCAATATCGAAACACCGCGAGTCTTCGCCTACGCAATGATCCTAGCCGCGATGACCTTCGCCTTTGAACTCGCCGTACTCGGACCACTGCGAGAGCGCGGGAGACTAATCGCGCAGCGACACGCGAAGACCCGCTAG
- a CDS encoding ABC transporter permease, whose translation MSKTPAKTRITHFLAENGALVGLVTLCIALFIATPTFLTTKNLLNVGIQSATTAILAFGMTFVIVTAGIDLAVGSIAALGAMVCATMFTNVGLPGWLTLLIGLLIGLVAGAISGLGVAYGKLPAFIATLAMMSVARGLTLVISDGRPVATAPEVNVLGSSLGPIPVPVIMLVIAGLTCWFILTRTVLGRSMYAVGGNLEAARLSGLPVQKILVSVYALSGLFAGFAGLLIAGRLASAQPTAATGYEMDAIAAVVIGGASLAGGSGKASGTLVGALLLAVIRNGLNILNVNSFWQQVVIGCVIALAVGIDVLRRKTN comes from the coding sequence ATGAGCAAGACACCAGCCAAGACGCGCATTACCCACTTCCTTGCCGAGAACGGCGCACTCGTCGGCCTCGTCACCTTGTGCATCGCCCTCTTCATCGCCACCCCCACATTCCTCACGACGAAGAATCTCCTCAACGTCGGCATCCAGTCAGCAACGACGGCGATACTCGCCTTCGGGATGACCTTCGTGATCGTCACCGCAGGTATCGACCTCGCAGTCGGTTCCATCGCCGCCCTAGGCGCCATGGTCTGCGCCACGATGTTCACAAATGTGGGCCTGCCCGGCTGGCTCACCCTCCTGATCGGGCTGCTGATCGGCCTGGTCGCCGGCGCAATCTCTGGCCTCGGCGTCGCCTACGGAAAGCTGCCCGCCTTTATCGCCACGTTGGCGATGATGTCGGTTGCCCGCGGGCTCACGCTTGTTATTTCCGACGGCCGCCCGGTCGCCACCGCCCCGGAGGTCAATGTCCTCGGGTCGAGTCTCGGACCGATCCCCGTGCCGGTGATCATGCTCGTGATCGCGGGCCTCACCTGCTGGTTTATCCTCACCCGCACGGTTCTTGGCCGATCCATGTATGCCGTCGGCGGCAACCTTGAAGCCGCCCGCCTCTCCGGCCTGCCCGTGCAGAAGATCCTCGTCTCCGTCTACGCCCTCTCCGGCCTGTTCGCCGGATTCGCCGGCCTGCTCATCGCAGGTCGCCTCGCCTCCGCCCAGCCCACAGCCGCCACCGGCTACGAAATGGACGCGATCGCCGCCGTCGTCATCGGAGGAGCCTCCCTCGCCGGCGGCTCCGGCAAAGCGTCCGGCACCCTCGTCGGAGCGCTCCTCCTCGCCGTCATCCGCAACGGACTCAATATTCTCAACGTCAACTCTTTCTGGCAGCAGGTAGTCATCGGCTGCGTCATCGCACTCGCCGTCGGGATCGACGTCCTGCGCCGAAAGACCAACTAA
- a CDS encoding D-ribose ABC transporter substrate-binding protein, translated as MLKKLTALAAAAAMAFTLTACNRDAQGENGTTSSATGDVVLLVSTLNNPFFVDLRDGAQAKADALGVKLQVQDAQNDASTQNNQIDNAIASGAGLVIINPVDSDAAGPGVVKLNDANIPVIAVDRGVTSGKLATFISSDNVAGGRQAAEELAKAIGEKGDVLVLQGIPGSSASRDRGQGFDEGIAAFTGIKVAAKQTANFDRSQGLDVTNNLLQANPNIKGIFAENDEMALGALEAIGSGSEIKVFGFDGTGDALTAIAADRMVGTIAQQPKELGALAVDAAAKILSGKTVDKEIPVKVVSVLKANVKDFQ; from the coding sequence ATGTTGAAAAAACTCACCGCCCTCGCCGCAGCCGCGGCCATGGCCTTCACCCTAACCGCCTGTAACCGCGACGCCCAAGGCGAAAACGGCACCACCTCATCCGCTACTGGCGACGTCGTCCTCCTCGTCTCCACCCTCAACAACCCCTTCTTCGTCGACCTGCGCGACGGCGCCCAAGCGAAAGCCGACGCGCTCGGCGTCAAGCTCCAAGTACAAGACGCCCAAAACGACGCCTCCACCCAGAACAACCAGATCGACAACGCCATCGCCTCCGGCGCTGGACTCGTCATCATCAACCCGGTCGACTCCGACGCGGCCGGCCCCGGCGTCGTGAAACTCAACGACGCCAATATCCCGGTTATCGCAGTAGATCGCGGCGTCACCTCCGGCAAACTCGCTACCTTCATCTCCTCAGATAACGTCGCTGGCGGGCGCCAGGCCGCCGAAGAGCTCGCCAAGGCGATCGGCGAAAAGGGTGACGTTCTCGTCCTGCAAGGCATCCCCGGCTCCTCCGCCTCGCGCGACCGCGGGCAGGGCTTCGACGAAGGCATCGCCGCCTTTACCGGCATCAAAGTAGCGGCTAAACAGACCGCGAACTTCGACCGTTCCCAGGGCCTCGACGTCACCAACAACCTCCTCCAGGCTAACCCGAACATCAAGGGCATCTTCGCCGAAAACGACGAGATGGCTCTCGGCGCGCTCGAAGCGATCGGCTCAGGCTCAGAAATTAAGGTCTTCGGCTTCGACGGCACCGGCGACGCCCTGACCGCCATCGCCGCAGACCGCATGGTAGGCACCATCGCCCAGCAGCCAAAGGAACTCGGTGCACTCGCCGTCGACGCCGCCGCCAAGATCCTCTCCGGTAAGACAGTGGACAAGGAGATCCCGGTCAAGGTTGTCTCCGTCCTCAAGGCCAACGTGAAGGACTTCCAATGA